A stretch of the Conger conger chromosome 3, fConCon1.1, whole genome shotgun sequence genome encodes the following:
- the g3bp1 gene encoding ras GTPase-activating protein-binding protein 1 yields the protein MVMEKPSAQLVGREFVRQYYTLLNQAPDYLHRFYGKNSSYVHGGLDSTGKPAEAVYGQTEIHKKVMALSFRECHTKIRHVDAHATLNEGVVVQVMGELSNNMQPMRKFMQTFVLAPEGTVANKFYVHNDIFRYQDEVFGDSDSEPPEESEGEVEELEERVNTPEVAQEESAAFYEQTPCAELEEPLEEPALSPEPEPTQEPGPEAVSEPEAAEPEVKQEPEPEPEVSAEEQPEQKSPPSPTPADPAPAAPEENRPFSWASVTSKNLPPGGVVPASGIPPHVVKAPAVQPRAEVKAEAQTTAQRPQRDQRTREQRPGPPPAHRGPRPGVREGEQGESEVRRVVRYPDSHQVFVGNVPHDVDKAELKEFFEQYGTVLELRINSGGKLPNFGFVVFDDSEPVQKILNSRPIKFRGDVRLNVEEKKTRSAREGDRRDIRPRGPGGPRDRIGGPRVAPTRGGMAQKPSFGAGRGTGPSEGRYAGPRQ from the exons ATGGTGATGGAGAAGCCAAGTGCCCAGCTTGTCGGGCGAGAGTTTGTTCGACAGTATTACACTCTTCTGAACCAGGCACCCGACTATCTTCACAG GTTTTATGGTAAGAACTCATCCTATGTCCACGGGGGCTTGGACAGCACCGGCAAGCCAGCCGAAGCAGTCTATGGGCAGACT GAAATCCACAAAAAGGTGATGGCGCTGAGCTTTCGGGAATGCCATACCAAGATACGCCACGTGGATGCCCACGCCACACTGAACGAGGGTGTGGTTGTGCAGGTGATGGGAGAGCTGTCCAACAACATGCAGCCAATGAGGAAGTTCATGCAGACTTTTGTTCTGGCACCTGAG GGCACCGTGGCAAACAAGTTCTATGTACACAATGACATATTCCGCTATCAAGATGAAGTATTTGGAGACTCTGATTCGGAACCCCCTGAGG AGTCTGAAGGTGAGGTCGAGGAGCTGGAAGAGAGGGTCAACACACCAGAAGTGGCACAGGAGGAGTCCGCTGCATTTTATGAACAGACGCCATG CGCGGAGCTGGAGGAGCCCCTGGAGGAGCCGGCCCTCAGCCCGGAGCCGGAGCCCACGCAGGAGCCAGGGCCCGAGGCGGTGTCGGAGCCCGAGGCGGCCGAGCCCGAGGTGAAACAGGAGCCTGAACCCGAGCCGGAGGTCTCCGCCGAGGAGCAGCCCGAGCAGAAGAGCCCCCCTTCTCCCACACCCGCCGACCCTGCACCTGCTGCGCCCGAGGAGAACCGG CCTTTCTCCTGGGCCTCCGTCACCAGTAAGAACCTTCCTCCTGGTGGAGTGGTGCCAGCCTCTGGAATCCCACCACACGTCGTAAAGGCTCCAGCCGTGCAG CCCCGGGCGGAGGTGAAGGCGGAAGCTCAGACCACAGCACAGAGGCCGCAGAGAGACCAGAGGACACGGGAGCAGAGGCCCGGACCTCCTCCGGCCCACAGAGGACCCCGGCCAGGAG TTCGGGAAGGTGAGCAGGGAGAATCGGAGGTGCGGCGTGTCGTCAGGTATCCAGACAGCCACCAGGTGTTTGTGGGAAACGTGCCCCACGACGTGGACAAAGCCGAGCTCAAGGAGTTCTTCGAAC AGTACGGCACAGTACTGGAGCTGAGGATCAACAGCGGAGGGAAGCTGCCTAACTTCGGCTTTGTGGTGTTCGACGATTCTGAACCTGTGCAGAAAATCCTAAACAGCAGG CCCATCAAGTTCCGCGGTGACGTGCGTCTGAACGTGGAGGAGAAGAAAACCCGCTCGGCCCGGGAAGGAGACCGCAGAGACATCCGCCCCAGGGGCCCCGGGGGACCCCGCGACAGAATAGGAGGCCCCCGAGTCGCCCCCACCCGTGGAGGCATGGCCCAGAAACCCAGCTTTGGTGCTGGACGTGGCACTGGACCCAGTGAGGGCCGTTATGCGGGTCCACGCCAGTGa
- the sparc gene encoding SPARC produces MRVWIIFLLCLAGKALAAPTEDQPIVEEEPIVEEEPIVEEEQPIVEEEEEPIVEEEPIVEEGMEVGANPVQIETGEFDEAIEVIEDVVAENPCLTHHCKKGKVCEVDDSNSPMCVCQDPSTCPTSTAEFEHVCGTDNKTYDSSCHFFATKCALEGTKKGHKLHLDYIGPCKFIAPCVDNELSEFPLRMRDWLKNVLVTLYERDEDHNLLSEKQKLRVKKIFENEKRLQAGEHSLDLLAHDFEKNYNMYIFPVHWQFGQLDQHPIDGFLSHTELAPLRAPLIPMEHCTTRFFDQCDADNDKYIALEEWASCFGIKEQDVDKDLVI; encoded by the exons ATGAGGGTGTGGATCATCTTCCTCCTGTGCCTGGCTGGCAAGGCCTTGGCTGCCCCA ACTGAAGACCAGCCAATTGTTGAAGAGGAACCAATTGTGGAGGAGGAGCCAATTGTGGAGGAGGAGCAGCCAattgtggaggaggaggaggagccaatTGTGGAAGAGGAACCCATTGTTGAAGAG GGAATGGAAGTGGGAGCCAACCCAGTCCAGATCGAGACCGGAGAGTTTGATGAGGCCATTGAAGTTATCGAGGATGTTGTTGCCGAGA ATCCCTGCCTTACCCACCACTGCAAGAAGGGCAAGGTGTGTGAGGTGGATGACAGCAACAGCCCCATGTGCGTCTGCCAGGACCCCTCCACCTGCCCCACCTCCACCGCCGAGTTTGAGCAT GTCTGTGGCACTGACAACAAGACCTATGACTCCTCCTGCCACTTCTTTGCCACCAAGTGCGCCCTGGAGGGAACCAAGAAGGGCCACAAGCTGCACCTGGACTACATTGGACCCTGCAAAT TCATCGCACCCTGCGTGGACAATGAGCTGAGCGAGTTCCCCCTGCGCATGAGGGACTGGCTGAAGAACGTTCTGGTGACTCTGTACGAGCGTGACGAGGACCACAACCTGCTGTCCGAGAAGCAGAAGCTCAGA GTGAAGAAGATCTTCGAGAATGAGAAGAGGCTGCAGGCTGGGGAGCATTCGTTGGACCTTCTGGCCCATGACTTTGAGAAGAACTACAACATGTACATCTTCCCAGTGCACTGGCAGTTTGGCCAGCTGGACCAGCACCCCATTGATGG gttcctgtctcacactgagctTGCCCCACTGCGTGCCCCACTCATTCCCATGGAGCACTGCACAACCCGCTTCTTCGACCAGTGCGATGCTGACAACGACAAGTACATCGCTCTGGAGGAGTGGGCCAGCTGCTTTGGCATCAAAGAGC aggaTGTCGACAAAGACCTTGTCATCTAA